A section of the Methanocaldococcus sp. FS406-22 genome encodes:
- a CDS encoding COG1361 S-layer family protein encodes MVKLKNLQFNGVKKLKEVFRLSRIRIIFIQIILLMAISSVGAIQIGELEYQPNIVHPGDDVDIWIKITNDNYNNELKNIVVEITPHYPFELKQVNPVKGKAYISHLNVGESDTVHFKLHVNENAPSNNYEIDVKVSYDEVENENGKEIINHYEVTKVYHLPVYGVANFEVFGNFSLIPAKTQTVPIIISNLGTGKAKDVNIYIGYELNSVNAGTQSTEISAYGTTKTVEENIFYPTVIPIQNLPISPVGITKFYLGTIKPGESKEIFVKLYTSDKLSEGSYQIPIVITWTGEDGSKKATLVSLGAYVKGDIALGISNVITDPVEIKPGTTYARIDVTITNNGHQEAKNVVLHLITKKPFKDSWSNCNIKDIGNLLPGMSKTVSFYVDVDKYAKAGHYKLPIEITYLDTTDNEHSTEKFIDIYIKPKPLFEILTKEVNVTAGEDNVVYIKIKNIGNEKAVEVKVSAIKNSGQPFDYPVKSDTVGTLYPNQTGVATITIHPNKDAPSKPYYITLEIRCAGDSEEGDNNVYVYQKPLKVVVKNSNSGEFGILIGIALLVIITGAGYYLYRKKKKTNE; translated from the coding sequence ATGGTTAAACTTAAAAATCTACAATTTAATGGTGTAAAAAAGTTAAAGGAGGTATTTAGACTAAGCAGGATAAGAATAATATTTATCCAAATAATACTATTAATGGCTATCTCATCAGTTGGAGCTATACAAATTGGAGAGTTGGAATATCAACCAAATATTGTACATCCTGGAGATGATGTAGATATATGGATTAAGATAACTAATGACAATTACAATAATGAACTTAAAAATATTGTTGTTGAAATCACCCCTCACTATCCATTCGAGTTGAAGCAAGTTAATCCAGTTAAGGGAAAAGCATACATAAGCCACTTAAATGTTGGAGAGAGCGATACTGTCCATTTCAAACTACATGTTAATGAAAATGCTCCTTCAAACAATTATGAAATAGATGTTAAAGTAAGTTATGATGAAGTTGAAAATGAAAATGGCAAAGAAATCATAAACCACTATGAAGTTACTAAGGTCTATCACTTACCTGTTTATGGTGTTGCAAATTTTGAAGTCTTTGGGAACTTTTCATTAATTCCTGCAAAAACCCAAACTGTCCCAATCATAATATCAAATTTAGGAACCGGAAAGGCTAAGGATGTTAATATATATATAGGATACGAGTTAAATTCTGTTAATGCGGGAACGCAGTCAACTGAAATTTCTGCTTATGGAACTACAAAGACAGTTGAAGAAAATATATTCTACCCTACAGTAATCCCTATACAAAATCTTCCTATATCTCCAGTAGGTATTACTAAGTTCTACCTTGGAACAATAAAGCCGGGAGAATCTAAGGAGATATTTGTTAAACTATATACGTCAGACAAATTGAGTGAAGGTAGCTATCAAATTCCAATAGTAATAACATGGACAGGGGAAGATGGTAGTAAGAAAGCGACTCTTGTATCTCTTGGAGCTTATGTTAAAGGAGATATTGCCCTCGGAATATCAAACGTTATAACAGACCCAGTTGAAATAAAACCAGGAACGACCTATGCAAGGATAGACGTTACCATAACCAACAATGGACATCAAGAAGCAAAAAATGTTGTATTACATCTAATAACAAAGAAACCATTTAAAGATAGTTGGAGTAACTGTAATATAAAAGATATTGGAAACTTACTACCTGGAATGTCCAAGACAGTGTCTTTCTATGTAGATGTTGACAAATATGCAAAAGCTGGACATTATAAACTTCCAATTGAGATAACTTATCTTGACACTACAGATAACGAACATAGCACTGAAAAATTTATAGATATATACATAAAACCGAAACCGTTATTTGAAATATTAACAAAAGAAGTTAATGTAACTGCTGGGGAGGATAACGTCGTATATATAAAAATAAAAAATATCGGAAACGAAAAGGCGGTTGAAGTCAAAGTTTCTGCAATCAAAAACTCTGGACAACCATTTGATTATCCAGTTAAAAGTGATACTGTTGGGACGCTATACCCTAACCAGACAGGTGTTGCCACAATTACAATACATCCAAATAAAGACGCTCCATCAAAACCTTATTATATAACATTAGAAATAAGATGTGCAGGAGATAGTGAAGAGGGGGATAACAACGTTTATGTCTATCAAAAACCACTAAAAGTAGTTGTTAAAAATAGTAACTCGGGGGAATTTGGAATATTAATAGGAATAGCATTACTGGTAATAATTACGGGAGCAGGATACTATTTGTATAGAAAGAAAAAGAAAACTAATGAATAA